The following DNA comes from Thermomicrobiales bacterium.
GTCATCCTCAAGCGCCTCGGCTATTCCGTGCCGCTACCGATGATGGTCAACGCGCACATGCAACGCACCACCATCGCGACCGTCACCCCCGGCGGTGGTCCGGCGTCGGTCTTCATCTTCGCGCGGTTCGTCGCCAAGCGCGGCGTCCCGGCCGAAGACGGGCTGCTCACGATCGCGGTCCGCTCGCTGGCGGTCACGATCACATTCATCGCGGTGCTCATTCCCGGCGCCGCGATCGACGAGAGCCTGCAGGGCATGATCATCGCGGGTGTCGGGGTGGCGGCGCTCGTCATCGGCGGCATCGCGCTCTGGCGCGGCAATGCCAACAACTGGGAAACCCCGCTCGCCTGGTCGGAGCGTCTTCCGGGCTGGGCAAAGGGTCGTATCCAGGGATTCATCACCACGTTCCGGGAGCACGGCCTCAACCCGATCGATCTCGTGCCGGCGATCGTGCTGACCCTGCTGGTGCGCCTGACGGTGGTGCTGGTGCTCTACGCCTGTCTCGAGGCGCTCGGTGTCCACCCGACATTCCAGACCATGATCCATACGTACTTCGCCACGATCGTGGCGGGCGCCGTAATCCCGCTCTTCGGCGGGGCGGGCGCGGTGGAAGCCGTTTCCATCCTGACGCTGACCCAGGCCGGCATCTCCGGCGAAGTCGCCATCGGCGCCACCCTGCTGTGGCGCTTCATCGACCTCTGGATCCCCGTCGGTATCGGATTGCTCCTCCATGCCAAGACCGAGCTCCCCGCGGCCATCGACGAAACGCCCGTGGTCGCCGCCCGCATGGTCGAATTCGAGGAACAGGGCCGCTTGCGTTGAACGGGCCTCGGAGGTCCAGGGTCCAGCGTCCAGAGTCAAGGGTCCAGGGTCCAGGGTCCAGGGCAGCGTGATTCTGACAACTGCCAACAGATGACCAACTACTGACAACTGACTACTAACGACCAACGACTAACCTACGATGCCGAACCCCATCCGCTCCCTCTGGAACGACTATTCCACCGCTCCGCCGGAATCGAAACGCCGGGTCCAGCGCATCGTCACCATCGTCTGGTTGATCGTCGTGGCCATCCTGGCCGTTTGGGTCATGCGCAACCAGCAGGACCAGCTGCGCGATATTCTCGACCGGCTCAAGACCGCCGACCGCACATGGCTTGTGGCGGTCCTGGTCATCGAGATCTTGAGCATCTGGTCGGTCGCCTACACCTACAAGCTCACCCTCAACCGCCTGGGCCACGACGCTTCGACCGCCTATCAGTTCGACCTCCATCTGCAGCGCACCGGTGTGAACTTTGCCGCCCCCTTCGGCGGCGCGGCCACCGCCTACGTCTACGTGGAGCGCATGAAGCAAGCCGGTGTCAACCGGCAGGATGCGTTGCTGGCGCTGGTCATGCGTACCTTGAGCGTGTACGGAGCCACCGTCGTCGTCGTGGTCCTCACGGCAGCCCTCTCGGGACGCCCCTTGTTCGTGGCGGGCGCGGTCGCAGCGCTGATCGCCATGATCCTCGGGCTCATTGCGATTGCCCGGCAGGGCCAGGGGGACTGGAAGACCATCATTCGCTGGGCACGGCGATTGCCGCAACACTGGCAGCGCCAGCTCATCGCGGCCATCGACCAGTTCAAGGACCATCAACTCTCGCCCGCCGACTTTCTCGGCACCGTCGCAACCACGCTGCTCACGCGCGTTTGCACGCTGGCGATGATCTATGCCTGCGTGCGCGCGGTCGGCTTCGATCCTGATCTCTATGGCATCTTCCTGGCCTACGTCACCTCATTCGTCGCCGCCCGCATCGTTCCGGTTCTCTACGGCATGGGCGCGGTGGAGGGTTCGCTCACACTCTCATTGCAACGCAGCGGCGTTCCCGCCGATATCGCCATCGGCGCCACGCTGCTCTTCCGCTTTTTCGACTTCTTCTTGCCGTCGTTGATCGGACTTGCCCTCTACGCCTGGGCCGAGCGGAAAAGCCCAGCGTTTCAGCGCGAGCCGATCGGGGCGATACCCGTATCAGCCCAGCACGAAGAGATCGAGGATTTGTAGGGAAACGGCAACGTCGATCGAACCCTGATGGAGACTAGATCGACCCGGTCGTCCACTTGCCAGAAAAATGCAGCGCCGTCTGGCAATGCCCCGCCATGATCTGCCGCACCTTCTGCTGCACATCTGCATTGGCCGCCGGAATCGCGACGATCGCCTGTCCGCGCTGGAGCTGTTCCCGCTCCCATTCGAACTCGGAAAGATCATCGCCCATCCCGAGAAAAACACGGTTGATCTGACAACTCAACCCGCATTCCGCTGGCGGATGTTTCAGCCGGTGCACCTCGTCTGGACCAACGACATCGATCTCTCCAGAAATTTCGGCGGCCACCAGGTCATCGATCAATGCGCCTACCTCGGACGGATCGAGCCCGCAGATCAGCTTGTTCTTGCGATCGAGATACATCTTGGTGCTCATGACACGCTCCTTGGCGTGAACGCCCTCCCTTCGACTCTTCGGCATCTCGAAACACGGAAACAAGAGAAGGAAGGTTGCCTGCCCCGCCCGAGCGTCGCTGCCAAGTCCGAGAATCCGACGCCAGGGGGAAAACTCTGATTCGGAATCCGGGTGATTGCTGAGGGGGGTTAGCCCAGCGTTTCAACGGTGGGACCGCGCGGCGTGACGATGGTCCGTCTCTGGGTCCCCAGTCGGATTCCACATGATGTACGTCATTCTCGAGCAGCAGGATCAATCGCAATGCGAGATTTGCACAGAAATATCCGGAACCTGGGAGCATTCCGGGATCCTGTCAGGTGGGATGGGGGGCAGCGCCTGGCTATCCGACCGGTCAGGTCACCGCGTGGCCGGCGGCGCTCGCTCCAGATGGGGGCGGTTCGACCCGGTAGCCCTTGGTCACCAGATCGATCAGATCGACGACCGTCGTATCGGCCGTGCGCGCGTCGTAGACGATCTTGCCGCCGCTCAGGAAGTTGATCCGGTCGCAGACTTCGAACACCTGGGCGTAGTTGTGGGCGATCAGGATGATCGAAATATCGCCGCGCTTCTTCAGCTCCAGCACCAGATCGAGCACCAATCGGCTTTCGCGCACACCCAGCGCGGCCAGCGGCTCGTCCATGATCAACACGGTCGGGTTGGAATAGATCGACCGCGCCACGGCAACGCTTTGGCGCTGACCGCCAGAGAGCATCGCGACCGTGTTGTCCACATTGGGAACGCGGATCCCAAGATTGCTCAAGTACTCGATGGTGAGCTTGCGCATGGACTTGTTGTCGAGCAGCGGGATGCCGAGAATCCGCTTCTTGCGTTCCCGGCCCAGGAACATGTTGTGGTAGACGCTCAAATCGTTGACCAGCGCCAGGTCCTGATAGACGGTCTGGATACCCAGCGCGCGCGCTTCGATCGGAGAGTTCAGATGGACCGGGGTGCCGTTGAACTTGTAGGTTCCGCTATCTGGTTTGTGGAAACCGCACAGAATCTTGATCAGCGTCGACTTGCCCGCGCCGTTGTCTCCCACCAGCCCGAGCACCTCG
Coding sequences within:
- a CDS encoding lysylphosphatidylglycerol synthase transmembrane domain-containing protein, with product MTNEDPSLATLEANPELVQEMLEPRGGIRGYLDQLNKTPGRRAKIQRYFTIAWLAILAVSVAYVLFRGRSELRDTWKQLQDADLTWIGIAIVIQAFMLIFSGLTYKVILKRLGYSVPLPMMVNAHMQRTTIATVTPGGGPASVFIFARFVAKRGVPAEDGLLTIAVRSLAVTITFIAVLIPGAAIDESLQGMIIAGVGVAALVIGGIALWRGNANNWETPLAWSERLPGWAKGRIQGFITTFREHGLNPIDLVPAIVLTLLVRLTVVLVLYACLEALGVHPTFQTMIHTYFATIVAGAVIPLFGGAGAVEAVSILTLTQAGISGEVAIGATLLWRFIDLWIPVGIGLLLHAKTELPAAIDETPVVAARMVEFEEQGRLR
- a CDS encoding lysylphosphatidylglycerol synthase transmembrane domain-containing protein: MPNPIRSLWNDYSTAPPESKRRVQRIVTIVWLIVVAILAVWVMRNQQDQLRDILDRLKTADRTWLVAVLVIEILSIWSVAYTYKLTLNRLGHDASTAYQFDLHLQRTGVNFAAPFGGAATAYVYVERMKQAGVNRQDALLALVMRTLSVYGATVVVVVLTAALSGRPLFVAGAVAALIAMILGLIAIARQGQGDWKTIIRWARRLPQHWQRQLIAAIDQFKDHQLSPADFLGTVATTLLTRVCTLAMIYACVRAVGFDPDLYGIFLAYVTSFVAARIVPVLYGMGAVEGSLTLSLQRSGVPADIAIGATLLFRFFDFFLPSLIGLALYAWAERKSPAFQREPIGAIPVSAQHEEIEDL
- a CDS encoding ATP-binding cassette domain-containing protein — protein: MAEPIPPVIEVEHLSKSFGAVTALRDVSMRLERGEVLGLVGDNGAGKSTLIKILCGFHKPDSGTYKFNGTPVHLNSPIEARALGIQTVYQDLALVNDLSVYHNMFLGRERKKRILGIPLLDNKSMRKLTIEYLSNLGIRVPNVDNTVAMLSGGQRQSVAVARSIYSNPTVLIMDEPLAALGVRESRLVLDLVLELKKRGDISIILIAHNYAQVFEVCDRINFLSGGKIVYDARTADTTVVDLIDLVTKGYRVEPPPSGASAAGHAVT